Below is a window of Xiphophorus couchianus chromosome 1, X_couchianus-1.0, whole genome shotgun sequence DNA.
ACCAGGTGAGAGATTTGTGCATTTCTTCATATGTTTGGATGTTCAAACTGGCTTTTTTTTTGAAAGCCACATTGCCTCAACAGAGCTCACTTGAAGTATTAAGTTTCACTGATAGCTATCAGAGCGTGATGAATCAGCGCTGCAGATCTCAGCTACCATGAGAGATGTAACAGACTGTGGATGGCGTTGCAACATGTCAGTAAATAAAAGCAcgtaaaagctttttttattcttttgttaaaatgagaaacaatcAGATTTGGGCTCTCgtccaagcagcagcagcaggaactaTTCAGTGTGTTCACCCATCTCTTCCCAGCCCACAGATACCTTTCACTTTAAGCAAACAGCGTGTTGTTTACCTTCTCGTGAGCCAACACCCCCATCTGTTTAATGGCGCTGTTAAGTTGCCGCTTCATATCTCTCGTTTTGCTTTGAACTAGCCCTCTTTCGGCTCCTGCTGTCCTCCCCCATGCGTCCACGCTGCTACGCCTTATTCTGCAGAGAGAGGCTTAGTCAGTGGTGACTGTGCCTTAATGGAGCGCCCTCACAATAATGCTGCTTAGCTTCTTCCCTCTGTCATGCTACTGTACTGACGCGGGCCAGAGGCTTAGACTCTGAttcacagagctctgtgaaTGGCCCCTGATTGCCTATTCTCTCGTCCCGGCTCAGTTCGCTCTGCCTGGTAGCACACTGCTGCTAAGAGCCCATAAATCCCActgacacagtgacaactgttGGGCATGAAAACCAGAGCAGATGTGggttttataaatatgtaaagaGCAAGAGCTTTTGTGGTTATAAGGCGTGCATGAAGGCAGGGAGAGGAGGCTGAAGCACTTCGCTCGCTCCTTCTGCTGCTTTCcgaaagtattcataccccttaaactcagagttgatgggaagaggGATGGAGCAGAATATAAGCAACTCTAGAAGGAAATCTTTTAGAGAAGGCTAAAGACTCTTTTGGACGATCAGAACTACCATAGAGTGGTTAAGATCAAAGAATGTGTTTGACTTGCCCAGACAAAGTCCAGACTAGAACCTTAGTgagactttaaaaatattgcacaaaaatgttttccattcaaTCAGACTGATCttgggcaaagaaaaaaaaatcagtcgtTAGATGTGCAAAGTTAGTAACAAATTTTGAAAgccatgtttgctttttttctgctacATACTAGttttgttggtctattacaCAAAACCTTTTAGCTGTAATGTTAAAAGGATCCAGAATGGATCCTTTTAACAGGAGTTACTTTTTTAGGAGTTACTGTCTGTGAGTTTATTCCCTCTTTTTGCGTTTATGTAGCCAGATTAATGCATGAATCCTTGACACCTTCTGAAagtcatctttgtttttttttttctttcctctcttccaTCTTCGCCGGTCAGGTGGTGAACGCTCTGGAGGCCAACCCCACGGCGCGTCGCACTCAGCTGCACCACAAGTTGGAGCAGGTCATCGCTCTGATGGAGGACAACATCTATGAGTGCTGCAGCGAAGCTTGAAGCCGCCGGTCTCCTCTGCTCCCCACCTCTTTTCTGCTGCCAGCTGCCTTCCTCCCACCTACACGGTTCCCCAGGACCGCCGCTCAGGAGGAACTGTTCGCGTGTGTGTCTTGACTGTTGcgagaaaacagattttaatgctGCCTCTGAAGCATCACATGCTCGCGACGTGTTTTCCCCAAACCTTCTCCTATGACACAAGACAGAATTCCAGCCTAACTCTGATTAACATTAGGAGGAAATTGCAGGAATTCACAACTTTTCCCTGGATTTCTGCACAATTAGCCCTGGTGGCCACCTTTAACGCACTGagcccttttttttaaaaaagggaacGAGCCAATGATGCACTGTACTGTAATATAATGTCTATAGCAATATTTATAGATGTGTTATAATGCTTTCAAATGGCCTGTCCATCAGGATTAGTAGGGCCATAATGGACTCCTCCCATCTCCTAAAGCCTGCAACGATCTCAGGTCTGGCTGAAGAGGGGCGACAGGCTCCCAGCGGAGCTCTGAGCATTACGCCCCAATGTGCTCTGCAGGCTGATGACGGGTTGATAAGGAGTGGAGGGAAGGCCATAAAAGACTGCaaacaattaaatcaaatgtttaatgTAGTTCACTGGGAAGAGCTGCATCAGTATAATCAGTGTGATTGTGAATGGATGTTGGATTctgatcaatttaaaaaaaaaaagagggaaatttacatttaaaagaaataaaaatgtgtgagcTCAATATAATCTGAGGAGAGACTGTAATTGTGATGCCAAATGatttgtttgtgaaataaattacaGGAAAGTAAGTATTTTAAAGTGTCTAATAATGCTATTTATTATAGCAGCTGCTGAAGCGCTGTGCTCTTGAATGCATTACAGGATTTTAACGACATTTGACAGCCATTACAATCTGGCCCTTTACTCGGCCGCCCACAAAAGAAGCATCTGGAAGTTCTCAGAAAACATTGTAAACGTTGTcatgattggaaaaaaaaaagtgcaggaTAAGGTTGTGCAGACAttcaactttgttttattgcaacACACAAATCCTAGCCTCTACACAACAAACAGTACGTCTCTTCATTACACATTCTGGCATCCATTCAGATACATAAACATCTGctaaacacacatgcacacacacacacacacacaccccatcatTCAGTTTCGCTCCACACCCATGGCTGAGACAAAATACAAGCTAACCCTCCCAGGTTTATCATCATAAAGACCAGAAGAGGGAATAATCTGATGCTCTAATAACATTAAACAGATTAATGCTTAAATAAATCTAAGGATTTCATAACTGGTTAGTCAGTGTCTGATTTGAGCAAATAAActgtcagaagtttacatgcgCATATCATTGACATAAATGCAATGTTCATTTGGGGCTTTTCATTATGcattaaatttaatgtttctttttttcaggtaGACAATGAtacagtgatttttaaaaataacagttgGGTGGATAGGTTTATTATTGATCTTTATCTAATTAGGggcaaataaattcagaaaggTACAGATATTTACACAGATCCCACTAATATTTCAAGAAATGTCCTGTAGAAAGTTGCAGAGAAACCACATGATTTTTTTGTGACCATTATTAAAGTTCTGGCATCATTACGGTTGGTTATGAGACCACATTTCTAGATAGAATTGATACCTAGAAACAGtatataaattgattttattttttcgaTTCCCTTGCATTGATGTGGCTTTTTTGCACAGTCCATATATTTTCAACAGATTTAAGCTCAGTGACATTGTTACCCTGCAGTATCCACAATAGTTTTCATATGTTTGGTATCTCTGTCCTCTTTGATCATGAAACTGTGTATAATGTTCACCCTTCTGGCCCAAATGGTCACTTCCAATGAGAGGATTAGGAATGACCCGAGAACTACcaagtttttaaattacagtATCTTTGAAGGTTTTGGAACAACAATATCTGTGTCTATTGTCAAGATGCGGACAAAGCAAGATCCTCCTGTTCCAAAAATGACACTTTCAAGGTTGACAGAGATTTGCAGATGTGCACATGAATGTCTtctggagaaatgttttcaggtGGGATAAGACAGACATTCAGTTGTTTGACCTCACAAATGGGAAAATTGTTCAGAGGAGAAAAGGTGAGGCTTTTAAACCTGAGAGGATCCACCAATTGTCAAGCAAGGAATGATCAGGCTGACCGTTAGTTACGCTGCCAGTGGTGAACTAAAGTAACATTCCTTAACCATAGCATAAATCCACAGCTGCATGGTTGAAACTTGAAGACACCAGGAACCCAAACACTCATCAAAACTGGATCTGGGATGGATAAAGCAGGCTAGCATTAAGCTGGAACCTCAACATGATTAAAAAATGATGGACTAtggttaaaaaatgtatacaggAATACAACCAATTATGTAAGCTTTAAACTTTCTGACAGGAAAAGTGAAATATCCAGCTGGGATTATGTCAGTAGCTTGTACATGACTACAAAAAGTGTGCATCTTCTCTGCAAAATGCTAAGAAATGTTTATCTAAATATTAGTGGGAGCATGACTCTGAATCAGACTTTCACCTATGACCTGTTTACTGAAGCAGCAGGGGAGGCCTGGAAGGGATTCAGTTGGATCCGCATCAAGATGACAACCCTATAATGCCGGGTAAAAATCTGAACACTTTCCATAATTAAACGGGCTGAAAGTGAACATGCTGGCCTTTGATTGAGTCTGTCCCCCTGAAGTTGGCATGAGCACCAACTGCAGCGAGGACAACTGAGGAGGTGAGTCCGGAGGAATCGGCCAATGGAACGTATTGATGCTCTGCGGTGGTGGGTCCCTTGGTGAGCGGGAACAGATGGAGCAGATAGAAGAGGGAGTGAGGGGTCAAGCAGGGGCCACCTGGCTGGAGGAGACGGATGAAGTCTGGGTTTTGGAGACTGCGGCAGTGGCCTCATCATCTCCGAATGGGTTCTTTCCACAGCACACTGTGGTGATCATGCAGTTTCTGAACTGGAGACCACAGAATCACATTCAGGAAACATTGACTTGGCTCATTAGCGTGGCCAGATGAcatattaatgcaaaaatatactTTGTCTAAAATTTAACCACAGTAAAAACAGCATGTGGTATTCATTCTCACAACCTAATGTATCAACGTTAGCTAATAATGTGTTCACCTCACCTTGCTAGATGTGTGTAGATAAAATAACCCAGCATACGCACATTTTTGCAGATGTCTCACATTAGACCTTGTTTAAGCCATTAAAGAGAGCGTTATTTGGATCTTGGAACAGTTTCCAGTTTGAGGTTTAAGTTTTAGATCATTTACTAGATAATTCTGACAGATTTATGGTAAGGAAATAAACACCATTTATCTTTTGCACATGTTTCAAATcctttttaatacttttttttctgattctggTTACACTattactaaatataaatataaacttgcaaaaaaatgtttactaaAAGGTAAAGTTGTCCTCTATTACAGTGCCaggtttttgaaatataaataaacgaGACCATGgcaaaccatttaaaaaacctttttccaCCTTTTATGTGGACCTATAAAGAATAATTCAACCatgaagcagaaaaatagaaaaaggtgCAATAACCTGCCATGCACAACCATAAACCAAAGCTTTGttaaagcacattttgtttccatttttgcattttttcttttacctggTGCTGGTAGCAATTTATCAGCACACCAAATCTGGACATTTAGTACACATACAGCTTTGGGTGAGTCTGTCCCAGGTGAGTCCAGAGAACTGCAGACCACTGTCCAAATATATCAGGTTGTGAGGACATTTCTGGTCTAGCgccctgtccaggtgaccccacAGACGAACTGTTGAATCTAGTTCTTTACTCCAAAAATTTTAATTCCCTCTCAGAGTTTTGCTTGGATGACTGACTGTGaaagtgtaaaagaaaatccaccAGGACAAATATCTCTCCATATGAGAGAGTTTTTAGTGATGTTCGGTGTTGTTTTTGTACCAAATGCACCTTTTGGAACTGAGACCCAAGCATTGGCCGAACCAGTCTCAAACAAGGTTTTGGGATACTTTAACACGGCTCAGGTGCTTtctttgggggggaaaaaaatattgtgtctTGCAATCTTATTTCTTAGTCCAGAAATATAGAAAATACAAGAGACTGTTCTCACATTTAGAAGACAGACAGTACTTGGCAGAAaatcctgcagctccttcagcttCTTGGCAGTCTCATTGACCAGTTTGTGTCTCATctttagttttagaaaaatgtccaGTTTTGTAATGTTCCTacatattttctccaaatagTAATGACTGTGTTCACTGTTCCATAATGCTGCAGATTGTTTGTACCGTTGTCCAGATTAATCTTTTTGTACAATGACATCATCTTCATCCTTTGTGACCTCTCTGCAAGCTCTGGCTTTAGTTAAAGGATGGAAATGTCAGGAAATGTCTGGACTCAAGAAGACAGAATGCTGAAAGTGAATCAAAGGGGGCTTCGAGAAACTAATCATTTCAATGTGTGCACATTTATGCTACAaggttattttagttttttattttttaatattttttttctcagaatattttgcttttcttttactttgcaACTAAAGGCTAAATACTTGTGCAAAGtgtttaattcaaaatataaaatccaaCATTCTAGctacaaaataaacagacttattagacaggaaaaaaatgaatattctatttgaaaatataaattagcTACCTTTTATTAAATCATCCAATCTCACgatctgctaaaaaaaaaaaaacaatacagttaTCTTCTTTGCATACCTGTCTGTTCAGCAGAATGTAGATGACTGGATTGTAGAGAGCAGCGCTCTTGGCGAAGAAGGCTGGAGCCGTCATGAACACTGGTCCGAACTCAACTCCGTGATTGGCAAAGATGTACCAGGCCACAGTGGCGTAGGGCACCCAGCACACCAGGAAGGAGATCACCATCACTATGACCATACGTGTCACTTCCTTCTCTGCTCTTTGGGTGGTTTCAGACTCCTGCTGCTGAGCTGCAGCCTGAATACAAACGCACAGAACCTAAACATGAAGCACAACTGGGAGATGAAAATGGATCCCAAAGCCTCAAACTGGTTTTGTAAGGGCTAACATTAACTTTCTGGAGGGGTCAAAACCTTTGTCCTATTAAAATATATGGAGGAAACTTAAAAGTCATCTCTATGGCAGGAGACGTCGTCCAGTTTCAACAAGCTCTACTGTTTCTGGTGAGAAAAGTGAATATATCAACAATGATACCAGAAgtttctcttcaccttgtaactctatttttaaaagtgttgctatttctttagaaattagttttttgtcatttgaacaTTTCTAGAAACTTTTAATATATCTGATGGATTCCTGTCAAGACAACCTGTGTTTCAAggtttctaattatttttttaaccaccaTTTTCATCAGatgagaaaatgaataaaaaacatttattagatttattGATCAGTCATATCGTTTGTGCTTTTTTCTaggaaaatagaagaaatataAGGATGCACAATACAGGTAATTGATACTGgtcaaaaacaattttgaatgaaaaactgaaataggAGATGTAACAAACTTTTCTTGCggtaaacataaaattttaatccCTTTGCAGcgatttttaaatgtaaatacaaaatgtttttgtggggGAATCAACCATAAATTTGAGAACGTTGGAATAAGTAAtaatacattacattttctaaagaaaagtATTCTTGCATCTCaatcaaaatgaacatttgatcaaaattaGTTGATCAAACAACATTAACCTCCTCCTTGTTCAGAATGTCAACAACTGAACAACTACAGAGGAGTTagctattttctgtttgtgggaGCTTCAGAAGTGACCTAATGCACTTCCAgtataataataaatgtcagCTACTAAGTGATGAACTGAAAGTAGGATTTGGGTGTTCAAATGCAAAATTTCTATaattcttcatcttttcttaaAACATATTATGAAAAggaacaacaaagcaaaactgGAGCTACAAATGATCTTGTTTTTGGTAGATTATGCACTTTTACTAATACAAATTTGGatgtggagattttttttttccattaatgcCTCAAATGCAtgataaaaaaattgttgtatTGTCAAGGGCGGGAGGATGACACAGTGTGGAGGCAGACTGCCCTTTAACTTGAGAACCTCAGTACAAGCTGCCACGTTGGCAATGATCTGCCCTCCTGAAGCGTCCTTGAGCTTCTAAATCCCCTCATATCTCCTGAGACTCCATGATGCTTTGCCCTCCTTcagatggaggggaaaaaaatctttatccTGATAAACAATCTAtcatatccttttttttttctttttcaatcgAAGCATAGATGGTGATATTCTTACCGCTCGCACGGTACAGAGCAGGCGACTGTagcaaaagaaaatgatgaagaGAGGAATGCAGAAGTGGAGGACGAACATATAGATGACAAATGAGGTGTTGTTGATCTCCGGCTTGGGAGTGTAGTAGTCAATCCCACAGGAACACTGCATGCCCTCTGGGATGTACCTGCATCCAAAAACAATATCGCAGCATGTCATTATTAGATGCTGCCTGTATGCATCACCAtaacaaactaaaacaacaaaaacagaatgtttCTGCAGTTTCACAGTGGCACAGATATGTTGCCATACAGTACCGGGACCATCCGAACAGAGGCGGCGCAGCACAGGTCAGGGCCATGACCCAGGAGAACGCCAAGCCGGCGATGGCGTGTTTTTCCTCGAAGCGGAAGTTGGTCATAGGCTTACAGATCACAATGTAGCGCTCAACAGCCAAAACGACCAGAGACCAGAGGGCAATCTCCCCTAAGACATAAAGCAGGACATTTTACTATAAAAACTGATCTACAGTCTTGTATTGAAGACAACTAGggcagctgaaaaaaaaaatctgacttttattcTCAGTATTTGTAgacagaattctgagaaaaaaagtcatgaaaaaagtttttcattgtCCCTAATCTTCTTCCATAGTCTTGAATTGTAGTACAATTGTAGTGGAAGTATTTTGAGCAGAATATACATGGATAGCTTCTCACCTCCTAAAGTGGCAAAGAACCCCTCAACGTTGCAGCCGGTGACACCCAGGCTGAAGTATCCGTGCAGAGCCGTGTACAGGGTCACCGTGAATCCTCCAACTATCATGAAAAGGTCGGCCACAGCCAGGTTGAGCAGAACATAGTTCAGTGGGGTTCGCAGCTTTTTGTGCTTGATGGTGACGTGAAGGGTGAGGAAGTTAATGGGGAAGGCCGTGATGATGAGGAACAGCATGTATGCGGCCAGAAGAGAGTACTTCCACGGCTCGGCCAGGTAGTACTGAGGGTGCTCAAATGGGCTGAGCACCAACCCTGTCCTATTAGACATGGGGACGTAAAAGTTGGGTCCTTCTGTGCCATTCATGGCTGTGGCTGTTGAtgatgtcttttcttttctctgagaCCCGGGCG
It encodes the following:
- the exorh gene encoding extra-ocular rhodopsin, whose protein sequence is MNGTEGPNFYVPMSNRTGLVLSPFEHPQYYLAEPWKYSLLAAYMLFLIITAFPINFLTLHVTIKHKKLRTPLNYVLLNLAVADLFMIVGGFTVTLYTALHGYFSLGVTGCNVEGFFATLGGEIALWSLVVLAVERYIVICKPMTNFRFEEKHAIAGLAFSWVMALTCAAPPLFGWSRYIPEGMQCSCGIDYYTPKPEINNTSFVIYMFVLHFCIPLFIIFFCYSRLLCTVRAAAAQQQESETTQRAEKEVTRMVIVMVISFLVCWVPYATVAWYIFANHGVEFGPVFMTAPAFFAKSAALYNPVIYILLNRQFRNCMITTVCCGKNPFGDDEATAAVSKTQTSSVSSSQVAPA